From the genome of Anopheles merus strain MAF chromosome X, AmerM5.1, whole genome shotgun sequence, one region includes:
- the LOC121595287 gene encoding uncharacterized protein LOC121595287 translates to MDHIAEVAAGIAYIPAGIIYGYLLLLPTATDKLTACLYEETYYWPHIIAIVAMLITVVLTNGLKLNYRKTQFIHLYLQLAATAFALTAGLVFLLVEDVVPAIYLGAIALGLMLVPGLSYLHIRARARHRALLMCLCTVWLLAGVATTATIAELASVGAAGEERLHQNVAIALLAASTLQLVLIGLVELLQRESIVDYRRPLDYDTAMAHDSGRLLNPDRRSFAPYAQFGRAAPALGKGMAAAGTGWSTERIVGGGQQAGEPGCRYRTLWTVYAVGTKLVGLLAFYWVLLVSGIAASRTVLEREDVGYLPFWLLVGGALLTTLLALRLAPKTAFVGASVLYVVALVLSVAFYCADLVELEYGISMLLFFAFLGAALPLPAISILELAPLNCNEAALALGTALELLAVALLQYYGVTMGDALFGVEQPAGGGDPVPASDHKGVIAAHYITAIVLGVVAAVATLWHVPNTGRKSLAEIESDLARMRSYFAFSRRHLASPAPAAPAATATALDETMVPPPPRDALAVGAPHHATNGRLADDALEELPVPPEQQLSARNAARFAALYPDSPDPRNGSYGSPASHSPNGRSRSPYNDFDRHYSPHQHQDAVQLQDALRRQHEANYLNARLLLQQQRAASGSPTGSGRALTPETIQPLPLLPVPLAGRAGPGQRPEPPLGSLTVKSEPGTMLRPALHTQKSDAPAPPPMPPADYLTKSLPRVKAVRQSRIPPIVPKPEPPAEVVVPGVEYSHNLVPSQFLRQSLQNSQLFR, encoded by the exons ATGGACCACATCGCCGAGGTGGCGGCCGGGATCGCGTACATCCCGGCCGGGATCATCTACGgctatctgctgctgctgccgaccgCCACCGACAAGCTGACCGCCTGCCTGTACGAGGAAACGTACTACTGGCCGCACATCATCGCGATCGTCGCGATGCTGATCACGGTCGTGCTGACCAACGGGCTCAAGCTCAACTATCGCAAGACGCAGTTCATCCATCTGTACCTGCAGCTCGCCGCCACCGCGTTTGCCCTCACCGCCGGGCTCGTCTTCCTGCTGGTCGAGG ATGTCGTGCCGGCGATCTATCTCGGCGCCATCGCGCTCGGCCTGATGCTCGTGCCGGGGCTGAGCTACCTGCACATCCGGGCCCGGGCCCGCCACCGCGCCCTGCTCATGTGCCTGTGCACGGTCTGGTTGCTGGCGGGCGTCGCCACGACCGCCACGATCGCGGAGCTGGCCTCGGTCGGTGCGGCCGGCGAGGAGCGGCTGCACCAGAACGTGGCGATCGCGCTACTGGCCGCCAGCACGCTGCAGCTCGTGCTGATCGGGCTGGtcgagctgctgcagcgcGAGTCGATCGTCGACTACCGGCGCCCGCTCGACTACGACACGGCGATGGCCCACGACAGCGGCCGGCTGCTCAACCCGGACCGGCGCTCGTTCGCCCCGTACGCCCAGTTCGGGCGGGCGGCGCCGGCCCTCGGCAAGGGCATGGCCGCCGCCGGCACCGGCTGGTCGACCGAGCGCATCGTCGGCGGGGGGCAGCAGGCCGGCGAGCCGGGCTGCCGCTACCGGACGCTCTGGACGGTGTACGCGGTCGGCACCAAGCTGGTCGGGCTGCTCGCCTTCTACTGGGTGCTGCTGGTGTCCGGCATCGCCGCCAGCCGGACGGTGCTGGAGCGGGAGGACGTCGGCTACCTGCCCTTCTGGCTGCTGGTCGGGGGCGCCCTGCTCACCACCCTGCTCGCGCTCCGGCTCGCCCCCAAGACGGCGTTCGTCGGCGCGTCCGTCCTGTACGTGGTGGCGCTCGTGCTCTCGGTCGCGTTCTACTGCGCCGATCTGGTCGAGCTCGAGTACGGCATCTCGATGCTGCTGTTCTTCGCCTTTCTCGGCGCCGCCCTGCCCCTGCCCGCCATCAGCATCCTCGAGCTGGCGCCGCTGAACTGCAACGAGGCGGCGCTGGCCCTCGGCACGGCGCTGGAGCTGCTGGCGGTCGCGCTGCTCCAGTACTACGGCGTCACCATGGGCGACGCGCTGTTCGGGGTGGAGCAGCCGGCCGGCGGCGGCGACCCGGTGCCCGCCAGCGACCACAAGGGCGTCATTGCCGCCCACTACATTACCGCGATCGTGCTGGGGGTGGTCGCGGCCGTCGCCACCCTCTGGCACGTGCCGAACACGGGCCGCAAGTCGCTGGCGGAGATCGAGTCCGACCTGGCCCGGATGCGGTCGTACTTTGCGTTCAGCCGGCGCCATCTCGCCTCGCCAGCGCCCGCAGCGCCGGCCGCCACTGCCACCGCCCTCGACGAGACGAtggtgccgccgccgccccgggACGCCCTCGCCGTCGGCGCACCGCACCACGCCACCAACGGACGGCTCGCGGACGACGCACTGGAGGAGCTGCCGGTGCCGCCCGAGCAGCAGCTGAGCGCGCGCAACGCGGCCCGCTTCGCCGCCCTCTACCCCGACTCGCCCGATCCGCGCAACGGCTCGTACGGCAGCCCCGCCAGCCACAGCCCCAACGGGCGCAGCCGCAGCCCCTACAACGACTTCGATCGGCACTACAGCCCCCACCAGCACCAGGACGCGGTCCAGCTGCAGGACGCGCTGCGCCGCCAGCACGAGGCCAACTATCTGAAcgcccggctgctgctgcagcagcagcgggccGCCAGCGGCTCCCCGACCGGCTCCGGGCGGGCCCTCACGCCCGAAACCATccagccgctgccgctgctgccggtcCCGCTGGCCGGGCGGGCAGGGCCTGGCCAGCGGCCCGAGCCGCCCCTCGGCTCGCTCACGGTCAAGTCCGAGCCGGGCACGATGCTGCGGCCCGCCCTGCACACGCAGAAAAGCGACGCGCCGGCCCCGCCGCCCATGCCGCCCGCCGACTACCTCACCAAATCGCTGCCGCGCGTCAAGGCGGTCCGGCAGTCGCGCATACCGCCGATCGTGCCGAAGCCGGAACCGCCGGCCGAGGTCGTCGTGCCGGGCGTCGAGTACTCGCACAACCTCGTGCCGAGCCAGTTCCTGCGCCAGTCGCTCCAAAACTCGCAGCTCTTCCGctaa